A stretch of the Agromyces larvae genome encodes the following:
- a CDS encoding FhaA domain-containing protein: MGLLDNFEKGLERAVNGAFAKTFRSGLQPVEITAALKRELDTKAAVVSRDRVLVPNRFTVRMAPEDHERMSRLGPALVDELVDLVQKHAASQRFQFAGGISIDLRPDESLTVGMVQIDSSNVKGRVAWTPVLDVNGKRYPILKGRTVIGRGSEADVTLDDTGASRRHAEVQWDGARARVRDLGSTNGTQVNGVKTADAVLEPDAVITIGRSRIVFRVLAEAQAGTSPQPAVQRDDLGGFWGPAQ, encoded by the coding sequence GTGGGCCTACTGGACAACTTCGAGAAGGGTCTCGAGCGCGCTGTCAACGGCGCGTTCGCGAAGACCTTCCGCTCGGGGCTGCAGCCCGTCGAGATCACGGCGGCGCTGAAGCGAGAGCTCGATACCAAGGCGGCCGTCGTGTCGCGCGATCGGGTGCTCGTCCCCAATCGGTTCACGGTGCGGATGGCGCCTGAAGACCACGAGCGGATGTCGCGACTGGGGCCTGCGCTCGTCGACGAGCTGGTCGACCTGGTGCAGAAGCATGCGGCGAGCCAGCGGTTCCAGTTCGCGGGCGGCATCTCGATCGACCTGCGGCCCGACGAGAGCCTCACCGTCGGCATGGTGCAGATCGACTCGTCGAATGTGAAGGGCCGCGTTGCGTGGACCCCGGTGCTCGACGTGAACGGCAAGCGGTACCCGATCCTGAAGGGTCGCACCGTCATCGGGCGCGGTTCCGAGGCGGATGTCACGCTGGACGACACCGGGGCGAGCCGTCGGCACGCCGAGGTGCAGTGGGACGGCGCCCGCGCCCGCGTGCGCGACCTCGGGTCGACGAACGGCACGCAGGTGAACGGCGTGAAGACCGCCGACGCGGTCCTCGAGCCCGACGCGGTGATCACGATCGGCCGCAGCCGCATCGTGTTCCGGGTGCTCGCCGAGGCGCAGGCGGGGACTTCCCCGCAGCCGGCGGTGCAGCGCGACGACCTCGGCGGGTTCTGGGGGCCGGCGCAATGA
- a CDS encoding protein kinase domain-containing protein, with the protein MRPSAGLTFGGRYELQSRIAIGGMGEVWQATDLVIGRQVAIKILKDEYLGDPGFLERFRAEARHAALVNHEGIANVFDYGEEDGSAYLVMELVPGEALSTILEREHVLSTDKVLDIVAQTAAALQAAHAAGLVHRDIKPGNLLITPDGRVKITDFGIARIADQVPLTATGQVMGTVQYLSPEQASGHPASPTTDIYSLGIVAYECLAGRRPFTGESQVAIAMAQINETPPDLPVTVSEPVRNLVYACIAKNPADRPQSAAHLSRAASALRRGDVQGAAAAVPAVLGTMGAATAATMLMPQQGGATSATTVLPSAAAAGEPPVDEAAPKKRSPWTWPLIVLIVILAIVLIGTIIALAVNSGGGGPETETTKTSAPPTTPTTPPATTPVPTTPSTIQIDRNAYLGMNVDDAAAAIEALGLPTSRQSGGRATDPGQTNTVTDVNPSGPVQPGTTIVLTFLEAPEEPAAPSGNPTVDPATVEAGKTVNVTWPAQNCPAGQTLSGYELTASNGATPPSSVVPAGTTSSVVTAPSTPGTFDVAFSYFCGQLQSPKSGSTTVTVTAAGNGDTSSKH; encoded by the coding sequence ATGAGACCGAGCGCAGGGCTCACCTTCGGTGGGCGCTACGAACTGCAATCGCGCATAGCCATCGGCGGCATGGGCGAGGTGTGGCAGGCCACCGATCTCGTCATCGGCCGGCAGGTCGCGATCAAGATCCTGAAGGACGAGTACCTGGGCGACCCGGGCTTCCTCGAGCGCTTCCGCGCCGAGGCCCGCCACGCCGCACTCGTCAATCACGAGGGCATCGCGAACGTCTTCGACTACGGCGAAGAGGACGGCAGCGCCTACCTCGTGATGGAGCTCGTGCCCGGCGAGGCGCTGTCGACGATCCTCGAGCGCGAGCACGTGCTGTCGACCGACAAGGTGCTCGACATCGTGGCGCAGACCGCGGCCGCACTGCAGGCCGCGCACGCGGCCGGCCTCGTGCACCGCGACATCAAGCCCGGCAACCTGCTCATCACGCCCGACGGGCGCGTGAAGATCACCGACTTCGGCATCGCCCGCATCGCCGACCAGGTGCCGCTGACCGCGACCGGGCAGGTCATGGGCACGGTGCAGTACCTCTCGCCCGAGCAGGCGTCGGGGCACCCTGCCTCGCCGACGACCGACATCTACTCGCTCGGCATCGTGGCCTACGAGTGCCTCGCCGGCCGCCGGCCGTTCACGGGCGAGTCGCAGGTCGCCATCGCCATGGCGCAGATCAACGAGACGCCGCCCGACCTGCCGGTGACGGTCTCCGAACCGGTGCGCAACCTGGTCTACGCGTGCATCGCGAAGAACCCCGCCGACCGTCCGCAGTCGGCCGCGCACCTCTCGCGTGCCGCGTCGGCGCTGCGCCGGGGCGACGTGCAGGGCGCCGCAGCGGCGGTTCCCGCCGTGCTCGGCACGATGGGGGCCGCGACGGCCGCCACGATGCTCATGCCGCAGCAGGGCGGCGCCACCTCGGCCACCACGGTGCTGCCGTCGGCGGCCGCCGCGGGTGAGCCGCCCGTCGACGAGGCCGCGCCGAAGAAGCGCAGCCCGTGGACCTGGCCGCTCATCGTGCTGATCGTGATCCTCGCGATCGTGCTGATCGGGACGATCATCGCGCTCGCGGTGAACTCCGGCGGCGGCGGTCCCGAGACCGAGACCACGAAGACCTCCGCTCCGCCGACGACACCGACCACGCCCCCGGCGACGACCCCGGTGCCGACCACTCCGTCGACGATCCAGATCGACCGCAACGCGTACCTCGGCATGAACGTCGACGACGCCGCGGCCGCCATCGAGGCGCTGGGGCTCCCGACGAGCCGTCAGTCCGGCGGTCGGGCGACCGACCCCGGGCAGACGAACACCGTCACCGACGTGAACCCGAGCGGCCCGGTGCAGCCCGGCACCACCATCGTCCTCACCTTCCTCGAGGCGCCCGAAGAGCCGGCGGCACCCAGCGGCAACCCGACCGTCGACCCGGCCACGGTCGAGGCCGGCAAGACGGTCAACGTCACGTGGCCCGCGCAGAACTGCCCGGCAGGGCAGACGCTGAGCGGGTACGAACTGACCGCGTCGAACGGCGCGACGCCGCCCTCCTCGGTGGTGCCGGCGGGGACGACCAGCAGCGTGGTGACCGCGCCGAGCACTCCGGGCACGTTCGACGTGGCGTTCTCGTACTTCTGCGGGCAGTTGCAGTCGCCGAAGTCCGGCTCGACCACCGTCACCGTCACCGCAGCCGGCAACGGCGACACGAGCTCCAAGCACTGA
- a CDS encoding glycoside hydrolase family 65 protein codes for MRFADIDPLNRTRFPIDEWSLVETEFGQDDQGRTETLFAVGNGYLGLRGNIDEGRDGFAHGTFVNGFHETWAIRHAEEAFGFARVGQTIVNAPDAKIIRLYVDDEPLVITEAELLEYERRLDFRAGLLRRSLVWRTPAGKHVRITSRRLTSFTDRHLALMDYEVELLDADAAVTITSHILNRQDGRDEYRSGVTELPGAFDPRKAEAFTERVLQPRVQQHEGSRHLLGYQTTNSGMTLAVAAELSISTDDDYSESGTIGDDLAKYVYRVQARRGNPIRVTKAVSYHTARKVPARELADRCNRTLDRAMQLGVDEIVAEQRAWLDDFWARSDVEVPGQPSIQQAIRWNLFQLAQATARTDGAGIAAKGVSGSGYSGHYFWDSEIYVLPFLTYTAPTVARNALRFRQRMLDAARARALELNQVGALFPWRTINGLESSAYYAAGTAQYHIDADISYALVQYVQATGDEEFLARGAIDILVETARMWEDLGFWRSNADDVFHIHGVTGPDEYTTVVNDNLYTNVMARANLEQAAAAVDHLQVNHPIEHRRLIERLGVTPAEVAGWRRAAAHMHIPFDERLGVHPQDSAFLEKELWDLEHTPENRRPLLLHYHPLVIYRFQVLKQADVVLALYLQGHRFSTDQKLADFEYYDPLTTGDSTLSAVVQSIIAAEVGYHELALRYFRAALYVDLADLHHNAADGVHVASTGGVWGCLVSGFGGFRDHGGKFTFDPRLPDGWERLTFRVTLRGTRVRVDLVADQLTLTVEDGDEASVSVRGQAVRVTSDAPVTVPLDGQGPRIIGAPTMRDVTGGRRADGSLLTASIPTISLGIDDQEPPLAID; via the coding sequence ATGAGGTTCGCCGACATCGACCCGCTGAACCGCACCCGGTTCCCGATCGACGAGTGGTCGCTCGTCGAGACCGAGTTCGGCCAGGACGACCAGGGTCGCACCGAGACGCTGTTCGCCGTCGGCAACGGCTACCTGGGCCTGCGCGGCAACATCGACGAGGGTCGGGACGGGTTCGCGCACGGCACGTTCGTGAACGGGTTCCACGAGACGTGGGCGATCCGCCATGCCGAGGAGGCGTTCGGGTTCGCGCGCGTCGGCCAGACCATCGTGAACGCGCCCGATGCGAAGATCATCCGGCTCTACGTCGACGACGAGCCGCTCGTCATCACCGAGGCGGAGCTGCTCGAGTACGAGCGACGGCTCGATTTCCGCGCGGGCCTCCTGCGGCGTTCGCTGGTCTGGCGCACGCCGGCGGGCAAGCACGTGCGCATCACCAGCCGACGGCTGACGAGCTTCACCGACCGCCACCTCGCCCTGATGGACTACGAGGTCGAGCTGCTCGACGCCGACGCGGCGGTCACGATCACGAGCCACATCCTGAACCGCCAGGACGGGCGCGACGAGTACCGGTCGGGTGTCACCGAACTCCCGGGCGCCTTCGATCCGCGCAAGGCCGAGGCCTTCACCGAACGGGTGCTGCAGCCCCGGGTGCAGCAGCACGAGGGCAGCCGCCATCTGCTCGGCTACCAGACCACGAACTCGGGCATGACCCTCGCGGTCGCCGCGGAGCTGTCGATCTCCACCGACGACGACTACTCCGAGTCGGGCACGATCGGCGACGACCTCGCGAAGTACGTGTACCGGGTGCAGGCGCGACGCGGCAACCCGATCCGGGTGACGAAGGCGGTCAGCTACCACACCGCCCGCAAGGTGCCGGCGCGCGAGCTCGCCGATCGCTGCAACCGCACGCTGGACCGTGCGATGCAGCTCGGCGTCGACGAGATCGTGGCCGAGCAGCGGGCCTGGCTCGACGATTTCTGGGCCCGCTCCGATGTCGAGGTGCCCGGTCAGCCGAGCATCCAGCAGGCCATCCGGTGGAATCTGTTCCAGCTCGCCCAGGCGACCGCGCGCACCGACGGCGCCGGCATCGCCGCGAAGGGCGTGTCGGGGTCGGGGTACAGCGGGCACTACTTCTGGGATTCCGAGATCTACGTGCTGCCGTTCCTCACGTACACGGCCCCGACCGTGGCGCGCAACGCGCTGCGGTTCCGCCAGCGCATGCTCGATGCGGCCCGCGCCCGCGCGCTCGAGCTGAACCAGGTCGGCGCGCTGTTCCCGTGGCGCACGATCAACGGCCTGGAGTCGAGCGCGTACTACGCGGCCGGCACCGCCCAGTACCACATCGACGCCGACATCTCGTATGCGCTGGTGCAGTACGTGCAGGCCACGGGCGACGAGGAGTTCCTCGCGCGGGGCGCGATCGACATCCTCGTCGAGACCGCGAGAATGTGGGAGGACCTGGGGTTCTGGCGCTCGAACGCGGACGACGTGTTCCACATCCACGGCGTGACCGGGCCCGATGAGTACACCACCGTCGTCAACGACAACCTGTACACGAACGTGATGGCGCGGGCGAATCTCGAGCAGGCGGCGGCCGCGGTCGACCACCTGCAGGTGAACCACCCGATCGAGCATCGCCGGCTGATCGAACGCCTGGGCGTGACCCCGGCGGAGGTGGCCGGTTGGCGGCGCGCGGCCGCGCACATGCACATCCCGTTCGACGAGCGTCTCGGGGTGCACCCGCAGGACAGCGCGTTCCTCGAGAAGGAGCTGTGGGATCTCGAGCACACGCCCGAGAACCGTCGCCCGCTGCTGCTGCACTACCACCCGCTGGTGATCTACCGGTTCCAGGTGCTGAAGCAGGCCGATGTGGTGCTGGCGCTGTACCTGCAGGGCCACCGCTTCTCGACCGATCAGAAGCTCGCCGACTTCGAGTACTACGACCCGCTGACCACGGGCGACTCCACCCTGTCGGCGGTCGTGCAGTCGATCATCGCGGCCGAGGTGGGGTACCACGAGCTCGCGCTGCGGTACTTCCGGGCGGCGCTCTACGTCGACCTGGCCGACCTGCACCACAATGCGGCCGACGGCGTGCACGTCGCGTCGACGGGCGGTGTCTGGGGCTGCCTCGTGTCGGGGTTCGGCGGGTTCCGCGACCACGGCGGGAAGTTCACGTTCGATCCGCGGCTGCCCGACGGCTGGGAGCGGTTGACGTTCCGTGTGACGCTGCGTGGCACGCGGGTGCGCGTCGACCTGGTCGCCGATCAGCTCACCCTCACGGTCGAGGACGGCGACGAGGCATCCGTCTCGGTGCGCGGTCAGGCGGTGCGGGTGACGTCGGATGCTCCGGTGACGGTGCCGCTGGACGGCCAGGGTCCGCGCATCATCGGGGCGCCGACGATGCGGGATGTCACGGGCGGCCGCCGCGCCGACGGTTCGCTGCTGACGGCGTCGATCCCGACCATCTCGCTGGGCATCGACGATCAGGAACCGCCGCTCGCGATCGACTGA
- a CDS encoding HAD family hydrolase: MPDTPSTSATIAAVRGWLFDLDGVLTPTATVHMHAWARLFAPYLDTHGAAPYTDADYFAYIDGKPRYDGVRSLLESRGIRLPEGEVTDAPNQAPGDETVRGLGNRKNAAFNETLAEEGVAAYPASVAFLDAVQRRGCLVAVVSSSKNAPAVLEAAGLADRFEIVVDGAVAAREGLPGKPSPDTFLRAAELLGLRPGECAVVEDAESGVKAGAAGGFAHVVGVDRGVGRDTLERLGADLVVDELDELIPLLNTPDTTPTRGSTA, translated from the coding sequence GTGCCCGACACCCCGAGCACTTCCGCCACGATCGCCGCGGTCCGCGGCTGGTTGTTCGATCTCGACGGCGTGCTCACGCCGACCGCGACGGTGCACATGCACGCGTGGGCGCGGCTGTTCGCCCCGTACCTCGATACGCACGGCGCGGCGCCCTACACCGACGCCGACTACTTCGCCTACATCGACGGCAAGCCCCGCTACGACGGGGTTCGTTCGCTGCTCGAGAGCCGCGGCATCCGTCTGCCCGAGGGCGAGGTGACCGATGCGCCGAACCAGGCGCCGGGCGACGAGACCGTGCGCGGACTCGGCAACCGCAAGAACGCGGCCTTCAACGAGACGCTCGCCGAGGAGGGCGTCGCGGCGTATCCGGCGAGCGTCGCGTTCCTCGACGCGGTGCAGCGGCGCGGATGCCTCGTGGCGGTCGTGTCGAGCTCGAAGAACGCGCCGGCCGTGCTCGAGGCGGCAGGGTTGGCCGACCGGTTCGAGATCGTCGTCGACGGTGCGGTCGCGGCGCGCGAGGGCCTGCCCGGCAAGCCCTCCCCCGACACGTTCCTGCGCGCTGCCGAGCTGCTCGGCCTCCGGCCGGGCGAGTGCGCCGTCGTCGAGGACGCGGAATCGGGGGTGAAGGCCGGCGCGGCGGGCGGGTTCGCGCACGTGGTCGGCGTCGATCGCGGGGTGGGCCGCGACACGCTCGAACGGCTCGGCGCCGACCTGGTCGTCGACGAGCTCGACGAACTCATCCCCCTGCTGAACACCCCCGACACCACCCCCACCCGAGGAAGCACCGCATGA
- a CDS encoding FtsW/RodA/SpoVE family cell cycle protein, which yields MSDPRRIQTPPGGTPAVSSATPPTGVRRIRLPQRLRNLELGLLIVACAINAAAIVLVQLGALGRIDTQLVLLGLGLSVLVVGLHIAMRFVARDADPFLLPIATVLNGLGIAMIYRIDIAEHSEGWESASVRQIAWSAIAIVCAIVTILVLRNHRVLFRYTYLAGLLAIILLLLPLVPGIGKEASGARVWIGFGDFASFQPGEIAKIALAVFFAGYLVRNRDSLSMVGTKFLGMRFPRARDLGPLLIVWALSMAVIVFQRDLGTALLYFGLFLVMLYVATSRLSWVVLGLTLFVAGALIASQTLDYVGNRFANWLDPFNPERFDAEVGGSYQLVQGLFGLAHGGLIGTGWGQGRPDLTPVPQSDYIIASLGEELGLAGVFAILALYVLFIARGFRIGFAGQDDFGKLLGVGLSFVIALQVFIVVGGVMRVIPLTGLTTPFLAAGGSSLVANWIIVALLLRLSDTIRNHPRLVIDG from the coding sequence TTGAGTGACCCCCGGCGCATCCAGACCCCGCCCGGCGGCACGCCGGCGGTCTCGTCCGCGACCCCGCCCACCGGGGTCCGTCGCATCCGGCTGCCCCAGCGACTGCGGAACCTCGAGCTCGGCCTGCTGATCGTGGCCTGCGCGATCAACGCGGCCGCGATCGTGCTGGTGCAGCTCGGCGCCCTCGGCCGCATCGACACCCAGCTCGTGCTGCTCGGGCTCGGCCTGTCGGTGCTCGTCGTCGGCCTGCACATCGCGATGCGATTCGTCGCCCGCGACGCCGACCCGTTCCTGCTGCCGATCGCGACCGTGCTGAACGGCCTCGGCATCGCGATGATCTACCGCATCGACATCGCCGAGCACTCCGAGGGCTGGGAGAGCGCGTCGGTGCGTCAGATCGCGTGGAGCGCCATCGCGATCGTCTGCGCGATCGTGACGATCCTCGTGCTGCGCAACCACCGGGTGCTGTTCCGGTACACCTATCTGGCCGGCCTGCTCGCGATCATCCTGCTGCTGCTGCCGCTCGTGCCGGGGATCGGCAAGGAGGCGAGCGGCGCCCGCGTCTGGATCGGCTTCGGCGACTTCGCCTCGTTCCAGCCCGGTGAGATCGCGAAGATCGCCCTGGCCGTGTTCTTCGCCGGATACCTCGTGCGCAACCGCGACTCGCTGTCGATGGTCGGCACGAAGTTCCTCGGCATGCGGTTCCCGCGGGCGCGCGACCTCGGCCCGCTGCTCATCGTGTGGGCGCTGTCGATGGCGGTCATCGTCTTCCAGCGCGACCTGGGCACGGCGCTGCTGTACTTCGGGCTGTTCCTCGTGATGCTCTACGTCGCCACCAGCCGGCTGAGCTGGGTGGTGCTCGGGCTCACGCTGTTCGTGGCGGGCGCGCTCATCGCCAGCCAGACCCTCGACTACGTCGGCAACCGGTTCGCGAACTGGCTCGACCCGTTCAACCCCGAGCGCTTCGACGCCGAGGTGGGCGGCAGCTACCAGCTCGTGCAGGGGCTGTTCGGCCTCGCGCACGGCGGCCTCATCGGCACCGGCTGGGGCCAGGGGCGCCCCGACCTGACCCCAGTGCCGCAGAGCGACTACATCATCGCCTCGCTCGGCGAGGAGCTCGGCCTCGCCGGCGTCTTCGCGATCCTCGCGCTCTACGTGCTGTTCATCGCACGCGGGTTCCGCATCGGCTTCGCCGGCCAGGACGACTTCGGCAAGCTGCTCGGCGTCGGCCTGTCGTTCGTGATCGCGCTGCAGGTGTTCATCGTCGTGGGCGGCGTGATGCGGGTCATCCCGCTGACCGGTCTGACGACGCCGTTCCTGGCCGCCGGTGGGTCGTCGCTCGTCGCGAACTGGATCATCGTCGCCCTGCTGCTGCGGCTGAGCGACACGATCCGCAACCATCCGAGGCTGGTGATCGACGGATGA
- a CDS encoding FHA domain-containing protein FhaB/FipA — MTDPSQLTLVVLQLGFLLLLWAFIFAIVYALRSDLFGQRVRKLPSAAPAAAAAAAPAPAPAPAPAPSPFPSSPVSPARGTPVVASASPGGDAPSRLVITSGTKQGAEFPLGRDEITIGRSSDSAIIIRDDYTSTHHARLMLWNGQWMIQDLDSTNGTFLDGSRVTVPVPVPIGATVKVGATTFELRR; from the coding sequence ATGACCGATCCCAGCCAGCTCACCCTCGTCGTCCTGCAGCTCGGGTTCCTGCTGCTGCTCTGGGCGTTCATCTTCGCGATCGTGTACGCGCTGCGCAGCGACCTGTTCGGTCAGCGGGTGCGCAAGCTCCCGAGTGCCGCCCCGGCCGCGGCGGCTGCGGCGGCTCCCGCACCGGCACCGGCACCGGCCCCCGCCCCGTCGCCGTTCCCGAGCTCGCCGGTGAGTCCGGCGCGAGGAACGCCGGTCGTGGCATCCGCGTCGCCCGGCGGCGACGCACCCAGCCGACTCGTCATCACCAGCGGCACCAAGCAGGGTGCCGAGTTCCCGCTCGGACGCGACGAGATCACGATCGGGCGGTCGAGCGATTCAGCGATCATCATCCGCGACGACTACACGTCGACCCATCACGCCCGCCTCATGCTGTGGAACGGGCAGTGGATGATCCAGGACCTCGACTCCACCAACGGCACCTTCCTCGACGGTTCCCGCGTGACCGTGCCGGTGCCGGTGCCGATCGGGGCCACGGTCAAGGTCGGAGCGACGACGTTCGAGCTCCGGCGGTAG
- a CDS encoding peptidoglycan D,D-transpeptidase FtsI family protein: MNRELKRVTILSLLMFLTLFVAATIVQYVQADALAQDSRNSRTLYDSFSVERGPILVAGEPVAFSEASGDFWKFQRVYANGPLYAPVTGFIPVNGEATGLERSLNQYLSGQSSSQFFDQLNRLVSGQDPMGASVEVAIDPVAQQAAWDALGDYTGAVIVTEPKTGRILAMVTKPTFDPNTLAVHDGDLVEQTFEALVADPSDPLYNRATGGDMNPPGSVFKLVVTAAALESGRYTPESTFPNPGTYTLPGSSSVVRNSGGGTCGGGATVTLADALRLSCNIPFAELGVELGDNAIRAQAEKFGFGTAFEIPTETEASTYPRALDDAQTALTAFGQGDVRATPLQMAMVSAAIANGGIVMNPNLVDAITAPDFTPLERFESEQFGRAISEQTAATMVQMMVNGVQNGAASNARIDGVSVAGKTGTAENGEDDPYTLWFTGFAPADDPQYAITVLVEDGGGLGQEGYGNLIAAPVAKQVLEAVLNK, translated from the coding sequence ATGAACCGCGAACTCAAGCGGGTGACGATCCTCTCGCTGCTCATGTTCCTCACGCTGTTCGTCGCCGCGACGATCGTCCAGTACGTGCAGGCCGACGCGCTCGCGCAGGATTCACGCAACTCCCGCACCCTGTACGACAGCTTCTCGGTCGAACGCGGTCCGATCCTGGTCGCGGGCGAACCGGTCGCCTTCTCCGAGGCGTCGGGCGACTTCTGGAAGTTCCAGCGGGTGTACGCGAACGGGCCGCTGTACGCGCCGGTGACGGGATTCATCCCGGTGAACGGCGAAGCGACCGGTCTCGAGCGCTCGCTCAACCAGTACCTCAGCGGGCAGAGCTCGAGCCAGTTCTTCGACCAGCTCAACCGGCTGGTGTCCGGGCAGGATCCGATGGGAGCATCCGTCGAGGTCGCGATCGACCCCGTCGCGCAGCAGGCCGCGTGGGACGCGCTCGGCGACTACACGGGCGCGGTCATCGTGACCGAGCCGAAGACCGGCCGCATCCTCGCGATGGTGACCAAGCCCACCTTCGACCCGAACACGCTCGCGGTGCACGACGGCGACCTGGTCGAGCAGACCTTCGAGGCCCTCGTCGCCGATCCCTCCGACCCGCTCTACAACCGCGCGACCGGCGGCGACATGAACCCGCCCGGTTCGGTGTTCAAGCTCGTGGTCACCGCCGCCGCCCTGGAGTCGGGCCGCTACACGCCCGAGTCGACGTTCCCGAACCCGGGCACGTACACCCTGCCCGGCTCGAGCTCGGTGGTGCGCAACTCGGGCGGCGGCACCTGCGGCGGGGGCGCGACCGTGACCCTCGCCGACGCCCTGCGGCTGAGCTGCAACATCCCGTTCGCCGAGCTGGGCGTCGAGCTGGGCGACAACGCGATCCGCGCCCAGGCGGAGAAGTTCGGCTTCGGCACCGCCTTCGAGATCCCCACCGAGACCGAGGCCAGCACGTATCCGCGGGCACTCGACGACGCGCAGACCGCCCTGACCGCCTTCGGGCAGGGCGACGTGCGCGCGACCCCCCTGCAGATGGCGATGGTGTCCGCCGCGATCGCGAACGGCGGCATCGTGATGAACCCCAACCTGGTGGACGCGATCACGGCGCCCGACTTCACCCCGCTCGAGCGATTCGAGTCCGAGCAGTTCGGCCGCGCGATCAGCGAACAGACGGCCGCGACGATGGTGCAGATGATGGTCAACGGCGTCCAGAACGGTGCCGCGAGTAATGCAAGAATAGACGGCGTCAGCGTGGCCGGTAAGACGGGTACAGCGGAGAACGGCGAGGATGATCCCTACACCCTCTGGTTCACCGGTTTTGCCCCCGCCGACGACCCTCAGTATGCGATCACGGTCCTCGTGGAAGACGGTGGGGGCCTTGGGCAGGAGGGGTACGGCAATCTGATTGCCGCACCGGTGGCGAAACAGGTACTAGAGGCGGTGCTGAACAAATGA
- a CDS encoding Stp1/IreP family PP2C-type Ser/Thr phosphatase encodes MANVKASAAVSHVGRIRQNNQDSGYAGHRLFFVADGMGGHAGGDVASAIATHRIAEADTDYPNSLEASAALEGALLAANRNITETVADHSELTGMGTTVSSMLLQDDRVVIAHIGDSRIYLLRSGELSQITTDHTFVQRLVDAGRITAEEAMVHPRRSVLMRVLGDVETRPEVDTMVLDTRPGDRWMMCSDGLSGVVPFDEIQEIMDADAGAKQVADRLVKASLDGGAPDNVTVVVVDIGEPPAPETPPQIVGSAAAPLAFGQPVEPARPRGIRLTPFRPHPVQETHFEPDSEDYFDEIIEEDIRRRRRRRFVWSFWIVLLVALIVAAVALSYQWTQTRFYVGESNGRVAVFQGVQQNLGPISLHELHHETDIDVSELRIYDQQRVQQTISAGSLAEALLIVDRLEESLE; translated from the coding sequence ATGGCGAACGTCAAGGCGAGCGCGGCGGTCTCGCACGTCGGCCGGATCCGTCAGAACAACCAGGACTCCGGCTACGCCGGCCATCGGCTCTTCTTCGTCGCCGACGGCATGGGCGGCCACGCGGGCGGCGATGTGGCCAGCGCGATCGCGACCCACCGCATCGCCGAGGCCGACACCGACTATCCGAACAGCCTCGAGGCCTCGGCGGCGCTCGAGGGCGCCCTGCTCGCGGCGAACCGCAACATCACCGAGACCGTCGCCGATCACTCCGAGCTCACCGGCATGGGCACGACGGTCAGCTCGATGCTGCTGCAGGACGACCGGGTCGTCATCGCGCACATCGGCGACTCGCGCATCTACCTGCTGCGCTCCGGCGAGCTCAGCCAGATCACCACCGACCACACGTTCGTGCAGCGGCTCGTCGATGCGGGGCGCATCACGGCCGAAGAGGCGATGGTGCACCCGCGTCGTTCGGTGCTGATGCGCGTGCTCGGCGACGTCGAGACCCGGCCCGAGGTCGACACGATGGTGCTCGACACGCGCCCGGGCGACCGCTGGATGATGTGCTCCGACGGTTTGTCGGGCGTCGTGCCCTTCGACGAGATCCAAGAGATCATGGACGCCGACGCCGGCGCGAAACAGGTCGCCGACCGGCTGGTGAAGGCCTCCCTCGACGGCGGGGCACCCGACAACGTGACCGTGGTCGTCGTCGACATCGGCGAGCCGCCCGCCCCCGAGACCCCGCCGCAGATCGTCGGCTCCGCGGCCGCACCGCTGGCCTTCGGCCAGCCGGTCGAGCCGGCACGGCCCCGTGGCATCCGTCTGACGCCCTTCCGCCCGCATCCGGTGCAGGAGACGCACTTCGAGCCCGACTCCGAGGACTACTTCGACGAGATCATCGAAGAGGACATCCGGCGCCGGCGGCGGCGCCGGTTCGTCTGGAGCTTCTGGATCGTGCTGCTCGTGGCCCTCATCGTCGCCGCCGTGGCGCTGTCGTACCAGTGGACCCAGACCCGGTTCTACGTCGGCGAGTCGAACGGCCGGGTCGCAGTGTTCCAGGGCGTGCAGCAGAACCTCGGGCCGATCTCCCTGCACGAGCTGCACCACGAGACGGACATCGACGTGTCCGAGCTGCGCATCTACGACCAGCAGCGGGTGCAGCAGACGATCAGCGCCGGTTCGCTCGCGGAGGCGCTGCTGATCGTCGACCGGCTGGAGGAATCCCTTGAGTGA